One Caldilineales bacterium genomic region harbors:
- the glk gene encoding glucokinase — protein MLLAGDIGGTKTVLAVYSEATGPRQAVAEKVYASAGFASLEKIITDFLAATNLPIDRACFGVAGPVVDGQSHITNLPWVITAKRLQEVLGTGNVALLNDLQAIAYSVPHLQADEIHTLHTGSPMQGGNIAVIAPGTGLGEAYLTWDGSRYHAFASEGGHGDFAPTSPIEIELLRYLMDRLDHVSYERLASGSGLPNIYRFLRDAGYATEPAWLSEQLRQTADPSPVIVGAGIAGEPPCELCAMTVELFVSILGAEAGNLALKLIARGGVYLGGGIPPRILPALEQQRFMRSFLHKGRMADLLLAMPVHVILNPRTALLGAALYGLEQWPSGG, from the coding sequence ATGTTACTTGCGGGCGACATTGGCGGCACGAAAACGGTGCTCGCCGTCTATTCTGAAGCAACCGGCCCCCGGCAGGCGGTGGCCGAGAAGGTCTATGCCAGCGCCGGTTTCGCCAGCCTGGAAAAGATCATCACCGACTTCCTGGCTGCAACCAACCTCCCCATCGACCGCGCCTGTTTTGGTGTGGCCGGGCCGGTGGTCGATGGCCAATCCCACATCACCAATCTCCCTTGGGTGATCACAGCCAAACGCCTGCAGGAGGTGTTGGGAACGGGCAATGTGGCCTTGTTGAACGACCTGCAGGCGATTGCCTACTCCGTCCCCCACCTGCAAGCAGACGAAATCCACACCCTGCACACCGGCAGCCCGATGCAAGGCGGCAACATCGCCGTCATCGCCCCCGGCACCGGCCTGGGCGAGGCCTATCTCACCTGGGATGGCAGCCGCTACCATGCCTTCGCCAGCGAGGGCGGGCACGGCGACTTTGCCCCGACCTCGCCGATCGAAATCGAGTTGCTGCGCTATCTGATGGATCGGCTCGACCACGTCAGCTACGAAAGGCTGGCCTCAGGATCGGGCCTGCCCAACATCTACCGCTTCCTGCGCGACGCCGGCTATGCGACCGAGCCGGCCTGGCTCAGCGAACAACTGCGCCAGACGGCCGACCCCAGCCCGGTCATCGTCGGCGCCGGCATCGCCGGCGAGCCACCTTGCGAACTGTGCGCCATGACCGTCGAGCTCTTCGTCTCCATCCTGGGGGCCGAGGCCGGCAACCTGGCCCTCAAACTAATCGCACGCGGGGGCGTCTACCTGGGCGGCGGCATCCCACCCCGCATCCTGCCCGCCCTCGAACAGCAACGATTCATGCGCTCGTTTCTGCACAAAGGGCGCATGGCCGACCTGCTGCTGGCCATGCCCGTTCATGTCATCCTCAACCCGCGCACCGCCCTGCTCGGCGCCGCCCTCTACGGGCTTGAGCAGTGGCCGTCGGGCGGCTGA
- a CDS encoding SDR family NAD(P)-dependent oxidoreductase, with the protein MFDFSGQVVLITGASGNLGQAVAEGFAQAGAHLVLVDRSPDRLPLHYPALAASPDHWLAVGVDATDVEAMRQMAATAAARWGRLDALVNTVGGFKAGRPLHEAGLDQLDFLLNLNLRSTWVACQSVIPHMLAQGSGTIVNVAARASLAGGATLAAYSAAKAAVLRLTESLAAEVKAKGIRVNAVLPGTIDTPQNRKESPNADYSRWVDPAALADVIIFLASDAARAIHGAGIPVYGLG; encoded by the coding sequence ATGTTCGACTTTTCTGGTCAAGTTGTCCTCATCACCGGCGCTTCCGGCAATCTGGGCCAGGCGGTGGCCGAGGGCTTCGCCCAGGCCGGCGCCCATCTCGTGCTGGTCGACCGCTCGCCCGACCGCCTGCCCCTGCACTACCCCGCCCTGGCCGCCTCGCCCGACCACTGGCTGGCCGTTGGTGTGGATGCCACCGATGTCGAGGCGATGCGGCAGATGGCAGCCACTGCCGCCGCCCGCTGGGGCCGGCTCGATGCTTTGGTGAACACCGTGGGCGGGTTCAAGGCCGGCCGGCCGCTGCACGAAGCCGGGCTTGACCAACTCGACTTCCTGCTCAACCTCAATCTGCGCTCCACCTGGGTCGCCTGCCAGTCGGTCATCCCGCACATGCTGGCGCAAGGCTCCGGCACGATCGTCAACGTCGCCGCGCGGGCCTCGCTGGCGGGAGGCGCCACACTTGCCGCCTATAGCGCCGCCAAGGCCGCCGTCCTGCGCCTGACCGAAAGCCTGGCGGCGGAGGTCAAAGCCAAGGGCATCCGCGTCAACGCCGTGCTGCCCGGCACCATCGACACCCCCCAGAACCGCAAAGAATCGCCCAATGCCGATTACAGCCGCTGGGTGGACCCCGCCGCCCTGGCCGACGTCATCATCTTCCTGGCCTCGGATGCCGCCCGCGCCATTCACGGCGCCGGCATCCCGGTCTACGGCCTGGGCTAG
- a CDS encoding isoamylase early set domain-containing protein, whose product MIHKAFKDIDGRAIVQVTFSLPAALQADRIYLVGDFNGWDQTSHPFRRGGDGAWFFVLDLEPGRSYEFRYWLDGYWLNDSDADAHLSNKFGTTNFVVDATLPGSPAAREGF is encoded by the coding sequence ATGATCCACAAAGCCTTCAAAGACATCGACGGACGCGCCATCGTGCAGGTGACATTCTCGCTGCCGGCGGCGCTGCAGGCGGACCGCATCTACCTGGTGGGCGATTTCAACGGCTGGGACCAGACATCGCACCCGTTTCGCCGCGGGGGCGATGGCGCCTGGTTTTTCGTCCTCGACCTGGAGCCAGGGCGGTCGTACGAGTTCCGCTACTGGCTCGACGGCTATTGGCTGAACGATAGCGACGCCGATGCGCACTTGAGCAACAAGTTCGGGACGACGAATTTTGTCGTCGATGCCACCCTGCCTGGCTCGCCAGCTGCGCGCGAGGGGTTCTAG
- a CDS encoding dihydrodipicolinate synthase family protein, producing MNLSGFLPACITPFVNQRADAAAMHDNIVRWLEIGAHGALVFGSTGEYVYVEDDERRAVLRAARRATPTDRLLLVGCGAESTTTALRYLQEAAEDGADAALVVTPVYYTRGDAAAQRRHYDFLAERSPMPVLLYTVAAYTAYDLPLEAILDLGKHPNIRGIKDSSGDLSRVITMAGAGLPDFAIFTGSPNLAFPALAMGCQGNIAALGNIIPELFVGVYRAVHEGDLSRAAELQAIITQFGAQMKRFGIPGIKAVLDRRGFVGGDPRLPLAPLSPAEAETATGIWRAAMNRAGFA from the coding sequence ATGAACCTCTCCGGCTTCCTCCCCGCCTGCATCACCCCCTTTGTCAATCAACGCGCCGACGCCGCGGCCATGCACGATAACATCGTCCGCTGGCTCGAGATCGGCGCTCACGGCGCCCTTGTCTTCGGCAGCACCGGCGAGTATGTTTATGTCGAAGACGACGAGCGCCGCGCCGTCCTCCGCGCCGCCCGTCGCGCCACCCCCACCGACCGGCTGTTGCTGGTGGGCTGCGGGGCCGAGAGCACGACCACGGCCCTGCGCTATCTGCAAGAAGCGGCCGAAGATGGCGCCGACGCCGCCCTGGTGGTCACGCCCGTCTACTACACCCGCGGCGACGCCGCCGCCCAGCGCCGCCATTACGATTTCCTGGCCGAGCGCAGCCCCATGCCCGTGCTGCTGTACACCGTCGCCGCCTACACGGCCTACGACCTGCCGCTCGAAGCCATCCTCGACCTGGGTAAGCACCCCAACATCCGCGGGATCAAGGATTCGTCGGGCGACCTCAGCCGGGTGATCACGATGGCCGGGGCAGGGCTGCCCGATTTTGCTATCTTCACCGGCAGCCCCAACCTGGCCTTTCCCGCCCTGGCCATGGGCTGCCAGGGCAATATCGCCGCCCTGGGCAACATCATCCCCGAACTGTTCGTTGGCGTCTACCGGGCCGTGCATGAGGGCGACCTGAGCCGCGCCGCCGAACTGCAGGCCATCATCACCCAGTTCGGCGCCCAGATGAAGCGTTTCGGCATCCCCGGCATCAAGGCCGTGCTCGACCGCCGCGGTTTCGTGGGCGGCGATCCGCGGCTGCCGCTGGCCCCGCTTTCACCCGCCGAGGCCGAGACGGCGACGGGCATCTGGCGGGCGGCGATGAACCGGGCCGGCTTTGCCTGA
- a CDS encoding MFS transporter, protein MFNRIRAIYHEFPRKFWTVVGVSFIDRVGGTLLFPFFALYITEKFGVGMTEAGIILGLFSIFGLIGGIIGGALTDRLGRRKLILFGLVFSALSTLTLGLVNDFAMLIPLAIIIGLLSDVAGPAHGAMIADILPENQRQEGFGILRVVGNMAWIIGPTIGGFVAGRSFLALFVIDAVISCIVAVLFYLLMPETKPEAHPNQPPESMAATFRGYGVVMRDLAFVAFLGAGILMGVVYQQMYNSLSVYLRDVHGIQPQGYGFLLTSSAITVILLQFTVTRLIKRRPPFLMMAIGTVFYVIGFSMFGFVSWYWLFVLAIVVITFGEMIIMPTSQALAANFAPEQMRGRYMALFGFTWAIPATIGPGAAGYILDNYNPNLLWFIGGLLCVVASLGFYALHLRLGRQPRFAPLPEPAPA, encoded by the coding sequence ATGTTCAATCGCATTCGCGCCATCTATCACGAATTCCCCCGCAAATTCTGGACCGTCGTTGGCGTGTCGTTCATCGACCGCGTCGGCGGCACCTTGTTGTTCCCGTTCTTTGCCCTCTACATCACCGAAAAGTTCGGGGTGGGGATGACCGAGGCCGGCATCATTCTCGGCCTGTTCTCGATCTTCGGGCTGATCGGCGGCATCATCGGGGGGGCGCTCACCGACCGCCTGGGCCGGCGCAAGTTGATCCTGTTCGGGCTGGTGTTCAGCGCCCTGAGCACACTGACGCTGGGGCTGGTGAACGATTTTGCCATGCTGATTCCGTTGGCAATCATCATCGGTTTGCTCTCCGATGTCGCCGGGCCGGCGCATGGGGCGATGATCGCTGACATCCTGCCAGAGAATCAACGGCAGGAGGGCTTCGGCATCCTGCGGGTGGTGGGCAATATGGCCTGGATCATCGGCCCTACCATCGGCGGTTTCGTCGCCGGTCGCTCCTTCCTGGCCCTGTTTGTCATCGACGCCGTCATCAGTTGCATCGTCGCCGTGCTGTTCTATTTGCTGATGCCTGAGACCAAGCCCGAGGCCCACCCCAACCAGCCGCCCGAGTCGATGGCGGCGACGTTTCGGGGCTACGGCGTAGTCATGCGCGACCTCGCCTTCGTCGCTTTTCTCGGCGCCGGCATCTTGATGGGTGTGGTCTATCAGCAGATGTATAACTCGTTGTCGGTGTATCTGCGCGATGTCCATGGCATCCAGCCGCAGGGCTACGGCTTCTTGCTGACTTCCAGCGCCATCACCGTTATCCTGTTGCAGTTCACGGTCACGCGCCTGATCAAACGCCGGCCGCCGTTCTTGATGATGGCGATTGGCACGGTGTTCTATGTCATCGGCTTCAGCATGTTCGGTTTCGTATCGTGGTACTGGCTTTTCGTGCTGGCCATCGTCGTCATCACCTTCGGCGAGATGATCATCATGCCCACCAGCCAGGCCCTGGCCGCCAACTTTGCACCCGAACAGATGCGCGGTCGCTACATGGCGCTGTTTGGCTTCACCTGGGCCATCCCCGCCACCATCGGCCCCGGCGCCGCCGGCTACATCCTCGACAACTACAACCCCAACCTGCTGTGGTTCATCGGCGGCCTCCTCTGCGTGGTCGCCTCCCTGGGGTTCTATGCCCTGCATCTGCGCCTGGGCCGGCAACCCCGCTTCGCCCCCCTCCCCGAACCCGCCCCCGCCTGA
- a CDS encoding glycosyltransferase family 39 protein: MSPTSTRLAFLVPLVLFLALALYQIELPGPNYDEAVEAKPAVQLLRGQPVEAHRDAVISLFGQRLPLMIVDYVGALNVYALLAYFKLGGIGVASMRLWSITVGVLILWLSYRVGMRAGGRRAGLLAALILAVQPSFVFFARQGIYVTNTTIALSLGILLALAQLALTGRWRWWFLAAFLAGLGLWAKFIMLWPLVATAALAPVAWWGRTGLGIQSAVGFGPRALLRPRPLLGALAAFLLGLAPLIVFNLKTGATIRTFTGAFGQSYYGLSNKNYLDNLLRRWQQLGDFLAGDHFWYLGGNFADALARPFWLAGLLLLLLGLVWTWRTPARRSLILRGLCIYAFTLLLLLQSPLTPTALWYTHLAIFSPYLALGIALAAESVLVRLRGAWSTAALIFAALILFSSLRADLGYHRALAASGGYADHSDASYRLAAYLSEHGIGQPYALDWGFDAPLILVSRGQVNPIEIFGYERVDAPPDGFADLLRPLLAPGAVFLVHAPDRTNFPGRREALLQMAGEMGMHPETLAVIRERSGAPHTEVWRLVTD, translated from the coding sequence GTGTCTCCCACATCCACCCGCCTCGCCTTCCTCGTCCCCCTCGTCCTCTTTCTCGCCCTGGCGCTCTACCAAATCGAGCTGCCCGGCCCGAACTATGACGAAGCCGTGGAAGCCAAACCCGCGGTCCAACTCCTGCGCGGGCAGCCGGTCGAGGCCCACCGCGACGCCGTCATCAGCCTTTTCGGCCAGCGCCTGCCGTTGATGATCGTCGATTACGTCGGCGCCCTCAATGTCTATGCCTTGCTGGCCTATTTCAAGCTCGGGGGGATCGGCGTCGCCTCGATGCGGTTGTGGTCGATCACCGTCGGGGTCCTCATCCTCTGGCTCAGCTACCGGGTGGGGATGCGGGCGGGCGGGCGTCGCGCCGGGCTGCTGGCGGCCCTCATCCTGGCCGTCCAGCCCTCGTTCGTCTTCTTTGCCCGGCAAGGCATCTACGTCACCAACACCACCATCGCCCTCAGCCTGGGCATCCTGCTGGCGCTGGCGCAACTGGCGCTGACAGGAAGATGGCGCTGGTGGTTCCTGGCCGCCTTCCTGGCCGGGCTGGGCCTGTGGGCCAAATTCATCATGCTCTGGCCGCTCGTCGCCACCGCCGCCTTGGCGCCCGTCGCCTGGTGGGGTCGAACAGGGCTGGGCATACAATCGGCGGTGGGATTCGGGCCGCGCGCCCTTCTGCGCCCGCGCCCCCTGCTCGGCGCCCTGGCCGCCTTCCTACTCGGCCTGGCCCCGCTCATCGTCTTCAACCTCAAAACCGGCGCCACCATCCGCACCTTCACCGGCGCCTTCGGCCAATCCTACTACGGCCTCTCCAACAAAAACTACCTCGACAATCTGCTCAGGCGTTGGCAACAGCTGGGCGATTTCCTGGCCGGAGATCATTTCTGGTATCTGGGCGGCAACTTCGCCGACGCCCTCGCCCGGCCGTTTTGGCTGGCGGGGCTGCTCCTCCTGCTCCTGGGGCTGGTCTGGACCTGGCGCACCCCAGCCAGACGAAGCCTGATCCTGCGCGGCCTCTGCATCTACGCCTTCACCCTCCTCCTGCTGCTGCAAAGCCCTCTCACCCCCACCGCCCTCTGGTACACCCACCTGGCCATCTTCTCACCCTACCTGGCTTTGGGGATCGCCCTGGCCGCCGAATCAGTGCTCGTTCGTCTGCGCGGCGCCTGGTCTACCGCCGCCCTGATCTTCGCCGCCCTCATCCTCTTTAGCAGCCTGCGCGCCGACCTCGGCTACCATCGCGCCCTGGCGGCCAGCGGCGGCTATGCCGACCACTCCGACGCCTCCTATCGCCTGGCCGCCTACCTGAGCGAGCACGGCATCGGCCAGCCCTACGCCCTGGACTGGGGCTTCGATGCGCCGCTGATCCTGGTCTCGCGCGGCCAGGTGAACCCGATCGAGATCTTCGGCTACGAGCGGGTGGACGCCCCGCCCGACGGCTTCGCCGACCTCCTGCGGCCGCTGCTGGCGCCGGGCGCCGTCTTCCTCGTCCATGCGCCCGACCGCACCAACTTCCCCGGCCGCCGCGAAGCCCTGCTGCAAATGGCAGGCGAGATGGGAATGCACCCCGAAACCCTGGCCGTCATCAGGGAGAGATCGGGCGCGCCCCACACCGAGGTCTGGCGGCTGGTTACAGATTGA
- a CDS encoding type III pantothenate kinase — protein MLLCLDIANTDTTLGLFDDRRLSATWRLTTATTRTLDEYGLQVEALLARQGLRSSALAGVILASVVPGLTPLWQALSQQLCGVEPLVVGAGVKTGLRIRTETPRQLGADRVANAVAAKSLGDGPVCVVDFGTTTTFDAVAANGDYLGHAIAPGLAMSAAALSAGAAQLPEVALARPGQVIGRNTVESMQAGLVFGYVGLVEGLVGRFRAVLGAGMHVIATGQQAGLIAAETNVIERVEPWLTLEGLRLIWEMNR, from the coding sequence ATGCTTCTCTGTCTCGACATCGCCAACACCGACACCACCCTGGGCCTGTTCGACGACCGCCGGCTGAGCGCCACCTGGCGGCTGACGACGGCGACGACGCGCACGCTCGATGAATATGGGTTGCAGGTCGAAGCCCTGCTGGCCAGGCAGGGGCTGCGTTCGTCCGCGCTGGCTGGCGTCATCCTCGCCAGCGTCGTGCCGGGGCTGACCCCCCTCTGGCAGGCGCTGAGCCAGCAACTGTGCGGGGTCGAGCCGCTGGTGGTGGGCGCGGGCGTGAAGACCGGTCTGCGCATTCGCACTGAGACCCCGCGCCAACTGGGCGCCGACCGGGTGGCGAATGCGGTGGCGGCCAAGTCCCTCGGCGATGGCCCCGTCTGTGTGGTCGATTTCGGCACCACCACCACCTTCGATGCCGTGGCCGCCAACGGCGACTACCTGGGCCATGCCATCGCGCCGGGGCTGGCGATGTCGGCCGCAGCCCTGAGCGCCGGAGCGGCGCAACTGCCCGAGGTGGCTTTGGCCCGGCCGGGGCAGGTCATCGGCCGCAACACGGTCGAGAGTATGCAGGCGGGGCTGGTCTTCGGCTATGTGGGACTGGTGGAGGGGCTGGTGGGGCGGTTTCGGGCCGTGTTGGGCGCGGGAATGCACGTCATCGCCACCGGCCAGCAGGCCGGGCTGATTGCCGCCGAGACGAACGTCATCGAGCGGGTGGAGCCGTGGCTGACGCTGGAGGGGTTGCGGTTGATCTGGGAGATGAACCGCTAA
- the rpsU gene encoding 30S ribosomal protein S21, which produces MTVKLNPGESQESLLRRFRKEVMKTRILPEVRRKRWFTPPSEVRRLEKQKAIRKARQAARRRERRNAM; this is translated from the coding sequence ATGACCGTCAAGCTCAATCCCGGCGAATCGCAGGAATCGCTGCTCCGACGCTTCCGCAAGGAAGTGATGAAGACGCGCATCCTGCCGGAGGTTCGTCGCAAGCGCTGGTTCACCCCGCCCAGCGAGGTGCGCCGCCTGGAGAAGCAGAAGGCGATCCGCAAGGCCCGCCAGGCCGCCCGCCGTCGCGAACGTCGCAACGCCATGTAG
- a CDS encoding amidase — MSPHPHPLAATVAGLRSNEIDLLSYLDRLCDRIDAVEPHIQALLPEPDRRARLLAEAQALLERYPDPVSRPPLFGAPVGVKDIIPADGFVTRGGSLLPPEVLARPEAACVTLLKAAGALILGKTVTTEFAFFEPGPTRNPHDLGHTPGGSSSGSAAAVAAGLAPLSLGTQTIGSVIRPAAFCGVVGFKPSYGRLPAAGILFFSRAVDHIGLFTQDVAGAALAASCLIDDWRPVGGAAIPRLGIPDGPYLAQAEAEALIAFESQVARLEAAGFEIVRAPLFPDIDAINRRHRRLIAFEFAQEHAHLFARFESLYRPRTAALIREGQAVAAGEADEIRAGRAVLRGEIERVMAESGIDLWLSPAATGPAPAGLGSTGDPIMNLPWTYAGLPALTLPAGWAANGLPLGLQLVGRWRADESLLNGAAAMQTLAVGAL; from the coding sequence ATGTCCCCCCATCCCCATCCCCTCGCTGCCACCGTCGCCGGCCTTCGCAGCAACGAAATCGACCTTCTGAGCTATCTCGACCGCCTGTGCGACCGTATCGACGCCGTCGAACCGCACATCCAGGCCCTGCTGCCCGAGCCAGACCGCCGCGCCCGGCTCCTGGCCGAGGCCCAGGCCCTGCTCGAACGCTACCCCGACCCTGTAAGCCGCCCGCCTTTGTTTGGCGCGCCTGTCGGCGTCAAGGACATCATCCCCGCCGATGGCTTCGTCACCCGCGGTGGTTCGCTGCTGCCGCCCGAAGTCCTGGCCCGGCCCGAAGCCGCCTGTGTGACCCTGCTCAAGGCTGCCGGCGCCCTCATCCTGGGCAAGACGGTGACGACCGAATTCGCCTTCTTCGAGCCTGGCCCCACGCGCAACCCTCACGATCTGGGGCACACGCCGGGCGGGTCGAGCAGCGGCTCGGCGGCGGCGGTGGCGGCCGGGCTGGCGCCGCTGAGTCTGGGCACGCAGACCATCGGCTCCGTCATCCGGCCGGCGGCATTCTGCGGCGTCGTCGGCTTCAAGCCCAGCTATGGCCGGCTCCCCGCCGCTGGCATCCTCTTCTTCTCGCGCGCGGTCGATCATATCGGCCTGTTCACACAAGATGTGGCGGGGGCGGCGCTGGCGGCCTCATGCCTGATCGACGACTGGCGCCCGGTCGGCGGTGCAGCCATCCCCCGCCTGGGCATCCCCGATGGCCCCTATCTGGCCCAGGCAGAAGCCGAAGCCCTGATTGCGTTCGAATCACAGGTCGCCCGGCTGGAAGCCGCCGGCTTTGAGATCGTGCGGGCGCCGCTTTTCCCCGACATCGACGCCATCAACCGCCGCCACCGCCGCCTGATCGCCTTCGAGTTCGCCCAGGAGCACGCCCACCTGTTTGCCCGTTTCGAATCGCTCTACCGGCCCCGCACCGCCGCCCTCATCCGCGAGGGCCAGGCCGTGGCCGCGGGGGAAGCAGATGAGATCCGGGCAGGCCGCGCCGTCCTCCGAGGCGAGATCGAGCGGGTGATGGCCGAGAGCGGCATCGATCTCTGGCTCAGCCCGGCCGCCACAGGCCCCGCACCTGCCGGGCTTGGCTCGACCGGCGACCCAATCATGAATCTGCCGTGGACCTACGCCGGGCTGCCCGCCCTGACCCTGCCGGCCGGCTGGGCCGCGAACGGCCTGCCGTTGGGCTTGCAGCTGGTGGGACGATGGCGGGCGGATGAGTCGTTGCTCAATGGGGCCGCGGCGATGCAGACTTTAGCGGTCGGAGCGCTCTGA
- a CDS encoding pyridoxal phosphate-dependent aminotransferase, with product MSTPTTHPIPGFRRVPRTGVIFVMHRAGLEGFTPDHLEWANLGQGMPETGPLPGAPSRIETLSINPRHQEYGPITGQVALRQKVADLYNQLYRQGKSSQYTFENVSIAGGGRAALTRLAAALGNINMGHFLPDYTAYEELLSVFKAFIPIPILLDPEEGYQVPLAHLKKEIQGRGLQAVLASNPCNPTGQLVENDRLRRWVQMARDLQCSLILDEFYSHYIYTGAPGGDPPKMVSAAAYVEDVETDPVIIVDGLTKNWRYPGWRISWTLAPKPVIDAIGSAGSFLDGGPNHPFQAQVLDLLEIDHVIQETVAIQRSFRQKRDYAVARLRAMGIGVEAEPQGTFYVWANLAQLPPPLDDGLVFFQEGLKEKVITVPGVFFDVNPDQRRAHARYGNYCRVSFGPDKETLARGLDALERVIARFQ from the coding sequence ATGAGCACACCCACCACCCACCCCATCCCCGGCTTCCGTCGCGTCCCGCGCACCGGCGTCATCTTCGTCATGCACCGCGCCGGGCTTGAGGGCTTCACGCCCGACCATCTTGAGTGGGCCAATCTGGGCCAGGGGATGCCCGAGACCGGCCCGCTGCCCGGCGCGCCGTCGCGGATCGAGACCCTCAGCATCAACCCCCGCCACCAGGAATACGGCCCCATCACCGGGCAGGTCGCCCTGCGCCAGAAAGTGGCCGATCTCTACAACCAGCTTTATCGCCAGGGCAAGAGCAGCCAGTATACGTTCGAGAATGTCAGCATTGCCGGCGGCGGACGGGCGGCGCTCACGCGGCTGGCCGCGGCCCTGGGCAACATCAACATGGGCCATTTCCTGCCCGACTACACCGCCTACGAAGAACTGCTCTCGGTCTTCAAAGCCTTCATCCCCATCCCCATCTTGCTCGACCCCGAAGAAGGCTACCAGGTCCCGCTGGCGCATCTGAAAAAGGAGATACAGGGCCGGGGTTTGCAGGCCGTCCTCGCCAGCAATCCCTGCAATCCCACCGGCCAACTGGTGGAAAACGACCGGCTGCGGCGCTGGGTGCAGATGGCGCGCGACCTGCAATGCTCGCTGATCCTGGATGAATTCTACTCGCACTACATCTACACCGGCGCGCCCGGCGGCGACCCACCCAAGATGGTGTCGGCGGCGGCCTATGTCGAGGATGTGGAAACCGACCCCGTGATCATCGTCGATGGTCTGACCAAGAACTGGCGCTATCCCGGCTGGCGCATCAGTTGGACGCTGGCCCCCAAGCCGGTCATCGACGCCATCGGCAGCGCCGGTTCTTTCCTGGACGGCGGCCCCAACCATCCGTTCCAGGCCCAGGTGCTCGACCTGCTGGAGATCGACCATGTGATCCAGGAGACGGTCGCCATCCAGCGCAGTTTTCGCCAGAAGCGCGACTACGCGGTGGCCCGGCTGCGGGCGATGGGGATCGGGGTGGAGGCCGAGCCGCAGGGCACGTTCTACGTCTGGGCCAACCTGGCGCAACTGCCGCCGCCCCTGGACGATGGCCTGGTCTTCTTCCAGGAAGGGCTGAAGGAGAAGGTGATCACGGTGCCGGGGGTGTTCTTCGATGTCAACCCCGACCAACGCCGCGCCCATGCCCGCTATGGCAACTATTGCCGCGTCAGTTTTGGGCCGGACAAGGAGACGCTGGCGCGGGGCCTGGATGCGCTCGAGCGGGTGATCGCCCGCTTTCAGTAG
- a CDS encoding metal ABC transporter substrate-binding protein, whose protein sequence is MPRTPYFRPLLILLALLLAACSGPAPAGDQAPDRLNVVATTTLVGDVVRVIGGEAIALDVLLPVGAEPHGYQPSPQDLAELSQADLVFVNGLGLEEALMPTLASAVAHEKIVAVSDSVEAIELAGGEDEGEHEHGLDPHAWTDPNNVMVWTDNIVRALSAANPAQRDGYESRATAYRQQLTALDAWIRQQVAQIPERKRKLVTDHAVFGYFARRYGLEQVGAVIPGFSALAEPSAQELAALEDAIRGLGVGAIFVGNTVNPSLAERVAKDANTRLLFIYSDSLSDADGPAATYLDFMRYNVGVFVDGLR, encoded by the coding sequence ATGCCTCGAACACCCTACTTCCGACCTCTACTCATCCTTCTGGCCTTGCTCTTGGCCGCGTGCTCTGGCCCCGCCCCGGCAGGCGACCAGGCGCCGGACAGATTGAATGTCGTTGCCACCACCACCCTCGTCGGCGATGTCGTGCGCGTCATCGGCGGCGAGGCCATCGCTTTGGACGTTCTGCTGCCGGTAGGGGCCGAACCGCACGGCTACCAGCCTTCACCGCAAGACTTGGCGGAGTTGTCGCAGGCCGACCTGGTCTTCGTCAACGGGCTGGGGTTGGAAGAAGCGCTGATGCCCACGCTGGCAAGCGCCGTCGCCCACGAGAAGATCGTTGCGGTCTCGGACAGCGTCGAAGCCATCGAACTGGCCGGGGGAGAAGACGAGGGAGAGCACGAGCATGGCCTCGATCCGCACGCCTGGACCGACCCAAACAATGTGATGGTCTGGACGGACAACATCGTGCGGGCGCTCAGCGCCGCCAACCCGGCGCAAAGGGACGGTTACGAGTCACGCGCCACCGCCTACCGGCAGCAGTTGACCGCGCTCGATGCCTGGATCCGCCAGCAGGTGGCGCAGATCCCGGAACGCAAGCGCAAACTCGTCACAGACCATGCCGTCTTTGGCTACTTTGCCCGCCGTTACGGGCTGGAACAGGTTGGCGCCGTCATCCCCGGCTTCAGCGCCCTGGCCGAGCCTTCGGCCCAAGAGCTGGCCGCGCTGGAAGACGCCATTCGCGGCCTCGGCGTCGGGGCGATCTTCGTGGGCAATACCGTCAATCCCAGCCTGGCTGAACGCGTGGCCAAAGACGCCAACACCCGACTGCTGTTCATCTACAGCGATTCGCTCAGCGATGCTGACGGGCCGGCCGCCACCTATCTGGATTTCATGCGGTACAACGTCGGCGTCTTCGTCGACGGTCTCCGCTAG